A stretch of Gadus macrocephalus chromosome 17, ASM3116895v1 DNA encodes these proteins:
- the nifk gene encoding MKI67 FHA domain-interacting nucleolar phosphoprotein has translation MTEGGKAATAKAPKELLALNPEEESAFRKKVRAVKKRPKQFSGLSPGVVYVAHLPRSLGEKELKIYFQQFGKILRLRLSRSKKTGGSKGYAFIEYECDEVAKIVAETMNNYLMRERLIKCQLIAPEKVHMSLFTGSERKFKDPIFPAVKRYNMVHTEDGIAKMTGKLLRKESKLRKRLSAKGIDYEFPGFFSQVPKKERSENADISTCSDITPLCTPSVLERRKSQIQPNNDTDEEDEEVTVKLPLGDEYEEDISEEEMDEILETKKPSEGDEAD, from the exons ATGACAGAGGGTGGAAAAGCCGCGACGGCCAAAGCTCCCAAGGAGCTTCTGGCCCTGAACCCCGAAGAGGAGTCTGCGTTTAGGAAGAAGGTCCGGGCGGTGAAGAAGAGGCCAAAACAG TTCAGCGGTCTGAGTCCAGGTGTAGTTTATGTCGCACATCTGCCCAGATCTCTTGGAGAGAAAGAACTAAAGATATACTTCCAGCAGTTTGGGAAGATCTTGAGATTGCGCCTGTCAAGAAGTAAAAAG ACGGGTGGCAGCAAAGGATACGCCTTCATTGAGTATGAATGCGATGAGGTGGCCAAGATCGTTGCTGAGACCATGAATAATTACCTCATGCGAGAGCGGCTGATCAAAT GTCAACTGATTGCACCAGAGAAGGTGCACATGAGTCTGTTTACGGGCTCAGAGAGGAAGTTCAAAGACCCCATATTTCCTGCCGTGAAGCGGTACAACATGGTCCACACAGAGGACGGCATAGCCAAGATGACCGGAAAACTTCTGCGCAAGGAATCCAAGCTCCGCAAGAGGCTGTCGGCTAAAGGCATCGACTATGAATTCCCCGGTTTT TTTTCTCAGGTTCCAAAGAAGGAGAGATCCGAGAATGCTGACATCTCAACTTGCAGC GACATCACCCCGCTCTGCACACCCTCAGTCCTGGAGCGCAGAAAGTCTCAGATCCAACCAAACAACGACACagatgaggaagatgaagaggtcACCGTGAAGCTGCCCCTGGGCGATGAATATGAGGAAGACATCAGTGAGGAGGAAATGGATGAAATCCTTGAGACAAAGAAGCCATCAGAAGGAGACGAAGCTGATTGA